Proteins from a single region of Equus asinus isolate D_3611 breed Donkey chromosome 17, EquAss-T2T_v2, whole genome shotgun sequence:
- the LOC139040680 gene encoding olfactory receptor 5A1-like, translating to MFALLGLSDEKGVQPILFPIFLGIYLVTLIWNMGLIILIRMDSHLRTPMYFFLSFLSFIDICYSSSTSPRMLSDFLKEEKTISFIACATQYFVGCWMCLMECCLLAAMAYDRYVAIGRPLQYSAVMAPGLCQKMIAGAYGSGFLSSLAEIIPCFHLYYCGPNIIPNFFCDITHIISLSCSNPFISQMILFLITFFVGFGSFLVILLSYGFIAASILKISSIKGSAKAFNTCASHLLVEAIFYGTGLSVYMHPSSTHSKKQNKVLSVFCVTLIPMLNPLIYSLRNKEIKEAFQRVIKRTTHLLQ from the coding sequence ATGTTTGCTCTCCTGGGACTCTCAGATGAAAAAGGTGTGCAGCCTATCCTCTTTCCAATCTTCCTAGGGATCTACCTTGTGACTCTCATCTGGAACATGGGTCTTATCATCCTAATCAGGATGGACTCCCACCTGCGCACacctatgtacttttttctcagtttcctgtcatttatagacatctgctattcttcttccaccagcccaaggatgctttcagacttcttaaaagaagaaaaaacgatTTCATTCATTGCTTGTGCCACCCAGTATTTTGTTGGGTGCTGGATGTGTCTGATGGAGTGCTGTCTCTTGGctgccatggcctatgacagatatgttgctattggtaggcctctgcagtactcagcggtcatggctcctggcctctgtcagaAGATGATTGCTGGGGCCTATGGGAGTGGTTTCCTTAGTAGCTTAGCTGAAATAATCCCTTGCTTTCATCTCTACTACTGTGGGCCCAATATCATTCCAAATTTCTTCTGTGACATAACCCACATCAtatccttgtcttgctccaatCCCTTCATCAgtcaaatgattctttttctcatAACTTTTTTTGTTGGATTTGGTTCTTTCCTTGTTATACTCTTATCCTATGGTTTCATTGCAGCTTCCATCCTGAAAATATCCTCTATCAAAGGTAGTGCCAAGGCCTTCAATACCTGTGCCTCTCACCTGTTAGTAGAAGCAATCTTCTATGGCACAGGCCTCTCGGTGTACATGCATCCTAGTTCTACCCACTCCAAGAAGCAGAACaaggtgctgtcagtgttctgtGTTACCCTCATCCCCATGTTAAACCCTCTTATCTatagtctgaggaacaaggagatcAAAGAGGCCTTCCAGAGGGTGATAAAGAGGACCACACATTTACTTCAGTAA